Proteins from one Clupea harengus chromosome 17, Ch_v2.0.2, whole genome shotgun sequence genomic window:
- the lrrc30a gene encoding leucine-rich repeat-containing protein 30a, producing MGGKHSKKSSEEDMKRQARKNEESISSAERIRQHTTKQFGQIVLSLARRGMTEPPGELWELVELEKLNLSLNRIRAMPSTIAVLQNLVVLNLWGNQLASLPPEIGQLRKLRVLFAYRNHLTEVPEELGKCTKLEVLSLANNQITSLPASLSTLTSLRKLNLSHNRIIHVPGCVYAMKSLVFLHMACNQLENIADQIQALTDLKILIVEGNCIHTLPRVLCFLTRLELLNLDFNDIKDVPSEMHQLSRLERLACHPLDKGLHILHNPLQKHVKDLLEGGLEGGLTALYNYLKSS from the coding sequence ATGGGGGGAAAGCATTCAAAGAAATCTTCTGAGGAGGATATGAAGAGACAAGCGAGGAAGAATGAGGAGAGCATCTCGTCCGCCGAGCGGATCCGCCAACACACCACCAAGCAGTTCGGCCAGATCGTCCTCAGCCTGGCCCGCCGCGGCATGACCGAGCCTCCCGGGGAACTCTGGGAGCTGGTGGAGCTGGAGAAGCTCAACCTGTCGCTCAACCGCATCCGCGCCATGCCCTCCACCATCGCCGTGCTGCAGAACCTGGTGGTGCTGAACCTGTGGGGCAACCAGCTGGCCAGCCTGCCGCCAGAGATCGGGCAGCTCCGCAAGCTCCGCGTGCTCTTCGCCTACCGCAACCACCTGACCGAGGTGCCCGAGGAGCTGGGGAAGTGCACCAAGCTGGAGGTGCTCAGCCTGGCCAACAACCAGATCACCAGCCTCCCGGCGAGCCTGTCCACACTCACCAGCCTGCGTAAGCTCAACCTCAGCCACAACCGCATCATTCACGTCCCCGGCTGCGTCTACGCCATGAAGAGCCTGGTGTTCCTGCACATGGCCTGCAACCAGCTGGAGAACATCGCGGACCAGATCCAGGCGCTGACCGACCTCAAGATCCTCATCGTGGAGGGCAACTGCATCCACACCCTTCCCAGGGTGCTCTGCTTCCTCACGCGGCTCGAGCTGCTCAACTTGGACTTCAACGACATCAAGGACGTGCCCTCGGAGATGCACCAGCTGAGCCGGCTGGAGAGGCTGGCCTGCCACCCGCTGGACAAGGGCCTGCACATCCTGCACAACCCCCTCCAGAAGCACGTCAAGGACCTTCTggagggggggctggagggggggcTCACCGCCCTCTACAACTACCTCAAGTCTTCCTAA